The following proteins are co-located in the Enoplosus armatus isolate fEnoArm2 chromosome 10, fEnoArm2.hap1, whole genome shotgun sequence genome:
- the LOC139291085 gene encoding protein Wnt-8a-like: protein MGPLNLLPAVVLSMCCHVQIALAWTVNNFLMTGPKAFLTYASSVQVGAQSGIQECKHQFAWERWNCPENTLQLSTHNGLRSATRETSFVHAISAAGVMYTLTKNCSMGDFDNCGCDDSRIGQTGGRGWIWGGCSDNVAFGEKISKQFVDALEGGHDSRAAVNLHNNEAGRLAIKATMRRACKCHGVSGSCSIQTCWMQLADFREVGSYLRTKHEHAKKLEMDKKPARVGNSADNRGAIAHAFRSIARTELIYLEDSPDYCVKNHSTGFQGTEGRECLKGDKNMSQWEKKSCRRLCYECGLRVVEKRIEVVSSCNCKFHWCCTVKCDKCTQVVTKYYCTRKDGGRKPQNKTKRRHRARRH from the exons ATGGGACCTTTGAATCTCCTTCCAGCCGTGGTTCTGTCCATGTGCTGTCATGTTCAGATTGCATTAGCTTG GACCGTGAATAATTTCCTCATGACTGGACCTaag GCTTTTCTGACCTATGCCAGCAGCGTGCAAGTGGGCGCACAGAGTGGAATACAAGAGTGCAAACACCAGTTCGCGTGGGAGAGGTGGAACTGCCCGGAGAACACGCTCCAATTATCCACACACAACGGCCTTCGAAGTG CCACAAGGGAGACGTCTTTTGTCCATGCCATCAGCGCGGCCGGAGTGATGTACACGCTCACCAAGAACTGTAGTATGGGAGACTTTGACAACTGCGGCTGCGATGACTCCAGAATTGGACAGACAG GTGGCAGAGGATGGATTTGGGGAGGCTGCAGTGATAATGTGGCGTTTGGCGAGAAGATCTCCAAACAGTTTGTGGACGCACTGGAAGGTGGGCATGATTCGCGCGCAGCAGTCAACCTACATAACAACGAGGCAGGCCGACTG GCAATCAAAGCTACCATGCGGAGAGCCTGTAAGTGTCACGGGGTGTCCGGGAGCTGCAGCATCCAAACCTGCTGGATGCAGCTGGCCGACTTCAGGGAAGTAGGCAGCTACCTGAGGACGAAGCACGAACACGCAAAGAAACTGGAGATGGACAAGAAGCCTGCGAGGGTCGGGAACAGCGCAGACAACCGAGGGGCCATCGCGCATGCTTTCCGGAGCATCGCTCGCACGGAGCTGATTTACCTGGAGGATTCCCCGGATTACTGCGTCAAGAACCACAGCACGGGCTTCCAGGGCACAGAGGGGCGGGAGTGTCTCAAGGGTGACAAGAACATGTCCCAGTGGGAGAAGAAGAGCTGCCGCAGGCTGTGCTATGAATGCGGCCTCAGAGTGGTGGAGAAGCGCATCGAGGTCGTCAGCAGCTGCAACTGCAAATTCCACTGGTGCTGCACCGTCAAGTGTGACAAATGCACGCAAGTTGTCACTAAATATTACTGCACACGTAAAGACGGTGGCAGAAAACCTCAGAATAAAACGAAGCGCAGGCACCGTGCGCGCAGGCACTGA
- the LOC139291120 gene encoding protein Wnt-8-like — protein MVHSLFWLLPLLYKMCPGHAWVASNFLMTGPKAYLTYARSVQVGAQSGIEECKHQFAWDRWNCPDSATQLRGLRRATRETSFVHAISAAGVMYTLTRNCSLGDLDNCGCDVSKNGKIGGRGWLWGGCSDNVDFGEKISKQYVDAQETGQDSRAAVNLHNNAAGRLAVKATMKRICRCHGMSESCSVQTCWTQLSDFREIGNYLKIKHSQAQKLDIDKKRMRAGNSADNRGAIVDAFGSIAQTELIYLEDSPDYCRKNSSSGLYGTEGRECVQHGEGLTQWEMRSCRRLCHECGLRVEERRTEVVSSCNCKFHWCCTVNCDDCSQVIVKHVCARREGADGNGFRRRYRGPK, from the exons ATGGTGCATTCGTTATTTTGGCTCCTGCCTCTTTTATACAAAATGTGTCCGGGACATGCTTG GGTGGCAAGTAACTTTCTTATGACTGGACCCAAG GCCTATCTCACCTACGCAAGAAGCGTGCAGGTGGGCGCACAGAGTGGGATTGAGGAGTGCAAACACCAGTTTGCGTGGGACAGATGGAACTGTCCCGACAGCGCAACCCAGCTCAGAGGACTAAGACGCG CCACCAGAGAGACTTCTTTCGTCCACGCCATCAGTGCAGCGGGGGTCATGTACACTCTGACCAGGAACTGTAGTTTGGGAGACCTCGACAACTGCGGCTGTGATGTCTCCAAGAACGGAAAAATTG GTGGCCGTGGCTGGCTGTGGGGGGGCTGTAGTGACAACGTGGATTTCGGGGAGAAGATTTCCAAACAGTACGTGGACGCGCAGGAGACAGGTCAGGACTCCAGGGCTGCTGTCAATCTGCACAACAACGCGGCTGGGCGGCTG GCTGTGAAGGCAACAATGAAGCGCATCTGCAGATGTCATGGCATGTCTGAGAGCTGCAGCGTCCAGACCTGCTGGACGCAGTTGTCAGATTTCCGGGAAATCGGCAACTACTTGAAGATCAAGCACAGTCAGGCCCAAAAACTGGACATCGACAAAAAGCGCATGCGGGCTGGCAACAGCGCGGACAACCGAGGTGCCATCGTGGACGCGTTCGGCAGCATCGCCCAGACGGAGCTCATCTACCTGGAGGACTCGCCGGACTACTGCCGGAAGAACAGCAGCTCGGGGCTGTACGGCACCGAGGGCCGGGAGTGTGTGCAGCACGGGGAGGGTTTAACCCAGTGGGAGATGCGCAGCTGCCGCAGGTTGTGTCATGAATGCGGcctgagggtggaggagaggcgCACGGAGGTGGTGAGCAGCTGCAACTGCAAATTCCACTGGTGCTGCACGGTGAACTGCGACGACTGCTCCCAGGTTATAGTCAAACATGTGTGCGCCAGGAGGGAAGGCGCTGACGGGAACGGCTTCAGGCGGAGATACCGTGGACCCAAATGA
- the lcp2b gene encoding lymphocyte cytosolic protein 2 — translation MSLNHVPSNVEVMGWNPQSLAEYMRTLKLSGCGKVVMKSNITGAQFMQMTECDLQVFPSLYVSKITMIQSEINKGEQKRASDHKSKAQKHPKQEFAQEEEIWDSDEFDNECDHDCEGPRQEEEEDSYICPLTEPQTAEQQDSDENSEGDYEVPSSAEPVKPPQHGRVSTLQDGHYREPVPAPLLAERTSKPPLPHPPQMTHTPQRPFKSPAIQPNLHIDRRSKKTGQPGPSQKDLTKSKGSAVKASGSFTSKMPQPRAPRPTDVSNRAGKPTPAPPVPTQPAKINNPIPGPRKCIHGLDPSWYGGKVTRHQAEVALREVNKEGAFVVRDSSQGLGDHPYTLMLLKQGKVYNIKIHNQGNSYSLGTNLNNKSFPGVKEMITHHTHTPLLLIDATDQTSEAQSQCCLLHPAGL, via the exons ATGAGTTTAAACCATGTTCCCTCTAATGTGGAGGTGATGGGGTGGAATCCCCAAAGTCTAGCCGAGTACATGAGGACT CTCAAGTTATCAGGCTGCGGCAAAGTAGTGATGAAAAGCAACATAACTGGAGCACAGTTCATG CAAATGACTGAGTGTGACCTTCAAGTGTTCCCCAGCCTTTACGTCTC AAAAATTACAATGATCCAAAGTGAAATCAACAAGGGGGAGCAAAAGAGGGCCTCTGATCATAA ATCAAAGGCACAAAAGCATCCAAAACAAG AATTTGCACAAGAGGAAGAAATTTGGGACTCAGATGAGTTC GACAATGAATGTGATCATGACTGTGAGGGTCCACgccaggaggaagaggaagacagctACATCTGTCCTCTGACTGAGCCACAAACAGCTGAGCAACAAGACAGTGACGAGAACAGTGAAGGTGACTACGAGGTGCCTTCCTCTGCAGAACCAGTGAAGCCACCTCAACACGGGAGAGTGTCTACACTTCAGGACGGTCATTACAGAG AACCTGTTCCTGCTCCGTTGCTGGCTGAAAGGACCTCAAAACCTCCACTTCCTCATCCACCACAGATGACCCATACTCCTCAGAGACCTTTCAAATCACCAG CCATCCAACCCAACCTGCATATTGACAGGAGGAGCAAGAAGACTGGACAACCTGGCCCATCCCAGAAAGACCTCACAAAATCAA AGGGCAGCGCCGTCAAGGCTTCTGGCTCATTCACCAGCAAGATGCCTCAACCAAGAGCCCCCAGACCTACAGATGTGTCCAACAG AGCAGGTAAACCcactccagctcctcctgtgcCAACACAACCTGCTAAGATTAATAACCCAATACCAGGACCAAGAAAG TGCATCCACGGTTTGGATCCCAGCTGGTATGGAGGAAAGGTGACCAGACATCAAGCTGAAGTTGCTCTCAGAGAGGTGAACAAG GAAGGAGCATTTGTGGTGAGGGACAGCTCACAAGGCTTGGGTGACCACCCCTACACCCTGATGCTGCTGAAACAAGGCAAGGTTTACAACATTAAGATCCATAACCAAGGCAACTCCTACTCCCTCGGCACAAACCTCAACAACAAG AGTTTCCCTGGGGTGAAGGAGATGATtacccatcacacacacaccccactgCTGCTCATTGATGCCACAGACCAGACCTCTGAAGCGCAGTCCCAGTGTTGTTTGCTGCACCCTGCAGGACTCTGA
- the foxi3b gene encoding forkhead box protein I3-B has product MSSFEAQGQSPPRCGPQFPSLGQEPPELSMYSECYYPPPSLPSPQRTTPTSYDLSDYTTSSPNPYLWFNGSGINTPPYLATTGPPGNPGPPFVPQHYGMQRPYLGPAGPGGPGGELSWFSLPSQEDLMKLVRPPYSYSALIAMAIHGAPDRRLTLSQIYQYVADNFPFYNKSKAGWQNSIRHNLSLNDCFKKVPRDEDDPGKGNYWTLDPNCEKMFDNGNFRRKRKRKSDSLSGGDGGSGAPESGDSERGSPKHNSALNISPTPDRIPSPSSSGPTPCLSSFLSEMSGVTAGAATEVGGDGLSRPLQINLPLDGPHRPTQPGGYSSYSPNSGGPEWVSQVPAPAVLSSSPTHSSLGYTSPILSQYSGSSGHFYPTLGSTGIIYHREGTEV; this is encoded by the exons ATGTCTTCTTTTGAGGCCCAGGGCCAGTCCCCTCCTCGGTGTGGCCCGCAGTTCCCCAGCCTTGGCCAGGAGCCCCCTGAGCTCAGCATGTACAGTGAGTGCTACTACCCTCCTCCTTCATTGCCGAGTCCTCAGCGCACCACGCCGACCTCCTACGACCTGAGCGACTACACCACCTCCTCCCCAAACCCTTACCTCTGGTTCAACGGCTCCGGTATCAACACACCGCCGTACCTGGCTACTACCGGCCCTCCCGGTAACCCGGGCCCTCCCTTTGTCCCTCAGCACTACGGCATGCAGAGGCCTTACCTGGGTCCTGCTGGACCTGGGGGTCCGGGAGGGGAGCTGAGCTGgttctctctcccctcacaaGAAGACCTGATGAAGCTGGTCAGGCCGCCTTACTCCTACTCCGCTCTCATCGCCATGGCTATCCACGGAGCACCAGACAGAAGGCTGACCTTGAGTCAGATCTATCAGTACGTCGCTGACAACTTCCCTTTCTACAACAAGAGTAAAGCAGGCTGGCAGAATTCCATCAGACACAACCTGTCACTCAATGACTGCTTCAAGAAAGTACCAAGAGATGAGGATGATCCAg GCAAGGGCAACTACTGGACTCTTGACCCAAACTGTGAAAAGATGTTTGACAACGGAAACTTCCGCCgcaaaaggaagaggaagtcCGATTCCCTCTCTGGTGGCGACGGCGGCTCAGGGGCTCCGGAGTCAGGTGACAGCGAGAGGGGCAGCCCCAAACACAACTCTGCCCTTAACATCTCTCCCACACCTGACAGGATCCCCTCCCCTTCGTCGTCGGGTCCCACACCATGTCTTAGCAGCTTCTTATCCGAGATGTCTGGAGTGACCGCTGGAGCAGCTACTGAGGTTGGAGGTGATGGGTTAAGCAGGCCGCTGCAGATCAACCTTCCTTTAGATGGGCCTCACAGACCCACGCAACCTGGAGGCTATAGTAGCTACTCCCCCAACTCAGGTGGCCCAGAGTGGGTATCACAAGTGCCAGCTCCCGCTGTGCTCTCCTCTTCACCCACCCACTCTTCCCTCGGCTACACCAGCCCCATCCTCAGCCAGTACAGTGGGTCCAGTGGGCATTTCTACCCTACACTGGGCTCGACAGGAATCATCTATCACCGCGAGGGCACAGAGGTTTAA
- the gabrp gene encoding gamma-aminobutyric acid receptor subunit pi has product MSVQLHALLTLCLTFTQGGCMYPNHHWGEWNDSQLLPTIQKLMKGYNRYLRPNFNEGPVEIGMSLDIASIDAISEINMDYTATIFLRQRWRDSRLVFPGNESVSVDGRLVSLLWIPDTFIPDSKRSFLHDVTVENRLIRIFSNGTVLYALRITATIACNMDLTKYPMDRQVCTLQLESWGYNLQDVVFYWTRGNDSVKGLDTLRLAQYSVESYYTTVSEAVYETGQYPKLVLHFALRRNVLFFILETYVPSVLLVVLSWVSFWISQSSVPARTCIGVTTVLTMTTLMMGARTSLPNANCFIKAIDVYLGICFTFIFGALLEYACAHFYTMQHQTIEDFHRDLLREFNESNGNGSIPIVSSTQPSQSVVVGSTAEEPTEQSADSDTRNNDGSKEKIAGQGCGLSSVKDASRRAASVFHVENPHNIDRHARTVFPTAFLFVNILYWLYYLFL; this is encoded by the exons ATGTCTGTCCAGCTGCACGCCCTGCTGACCCTCTGCCTGACCTTCACGCaggg TGGTTGCATGTATCCCAACCACCACTGGGGAGAATGGAACGACTCCCAGCTTCTGCCAACTATTCAGAAGCTGATGAAAGGATACAACCGCTACCTCAGACCTAACTTCAATG AGGGTCCTGTGGAAATTGGAATGAGTCTCGATATCGCCAGCATTGATGCCATCTCTGAAATCAATATG GACTACACTGCTACCATCTTCCTACGTCAGCGGTGGCGTGATTCCAGGCTGGTGTTCCCAGGGAATGAGAGTGTCAGTGTGGACGGACGCCTTGTGTCCCTGCTCTGGATCCCCGACACCTTCATCCCAGACTCCAAGCGCTCCTTCCTGCATGACGTCACGGTGGAAAACCGCCTCATACGCATCTTCAGCAATGGAACCGTTCTCTACGCCCTTCG CATCACAGCTACGATTGCCTGCAACATGGACCTGACCAAGTACCCCATGGACAGACAGGTGTGCACCCTGCAGCTGGAGAGCT ggGGCTACAACCTGCAGGATGTGGTGTTCTACTGGACCAGAGGGAATGATTCAGTGAAGGGTCTCGACACACTGCGGCTGGCTCAGTACAGTGTGGAGAGCTACTATACGACAGTGTCAGAGGCTGTGTACGAGACAG GACAGTACCCAAAGCTGGTGTTGCATTTTGCGCTGCGTAGAAACGTGTTGTTCTTTATCTTGGAAACGTATGTTCCCTCCGTTCTGCTGGTGGTCCTGTCCTGGGTCTCTTTCTGGATCAGCCAGTCCTCTGTGCCAGCTAGGACCTGTATTG GAGTGACAACAGTCCTGACAATGACCACACTGATGATGGGTGCCCGCACCTCCCTGCCCAATGCCAACTGCTTCATCAAGGCCATAGACGTTTACCTAGGAATCTGCTTCACCTTCATCTTTGGCGCTCTGCTGGAGTACGCCTGTGCCCACTTCTACACCATGCAGCACCAGACCATCGAGGATTTCCACAGG GATCTCCTGAGGGAGTTCAATGAATCCAATGGAAACGGCTCCATCCCCATCGTCAGCTCCACCCAACCAAGTCAGTCTGTGGTGGTCGGCTCCACCGCGGAGGAGCCCACGGAGCAGTCAGCCGACAGTGACACAAGGAACAATGATGGATCAAAGGAGAAGATAGCGGGACAGGGCTGCGGCCTGTCCTCAGTGAAGGATGCCTCGCGTAGGGCAGCATCCGTCTTTCATGTGGAAAATCCACACAACATTGATCGCCACGCTCGCACCGTTTTCCCCACGGCGTTCCTCTTTGTCAATATCCTCTACTGGCTTTACTATCTCTTTCTCTGA